From Luteococcus japonicus, one genomic window encodes:
- a CDS encoding succinate dehydrogenase cytochrome b subunit — protein MKAIMAVTGLCLIGFLLMHMFGNTKLLLPDNGAEFNEYSHYLRRFLYPIVPPMWFLWAFRVFLLACIVLHMWSAAQLTGRKSRNVGGARYANKKNMESSFAARTMIWSGIILVLGLVMHLLHYTAQVLRPGYAAGVTDLDPFHRVLAGFSEWWVVLAYLVFMIAVCTHIFHGCASAFMTLGANVSAGSRKTLKSLSAIIAILLFIGFMVPPVMILTGVIGR, from the coding sequence ATGAAGGCCATCATGGCCGTCACCGGCCTGTGTCTGATCGGCTTCCTGCTCATGCACATGTTCGGCAACACCAAGTTGCTGCTTCCCGACAACGGCGCCGAGTTCAACGAGTACTCGCACTACCTGCGCCGCTTCCTCTACCCGATCGTGCCCCCGATGTGGTTCCTGTGGGCCTTCCGCGTCTTCCTGCTGGCGTGCATCGTCCTGCACATGTGGTCCGCGGCGCAGCTGACCGGCCGCAAGAGCCGCAACGTCGGCGGCGCTCGGTACGCCAACAAGAAGAACATGGAGAGCTCCTTCGCGGCTCGCACCATGATCTGGAGCGGCATCATCCTGGTCCTCGGCCTGGTCATGCACCTGCTGCACTACACCGCTCAGGTGCTGCGCCCCGGCTACGCCGCCGGCGTGACGGACCTCGATCCCTTCCACCGCGTGCTCGCCGGCTTCAGCGAATGGTGGGTCGTGCTGGCCTACCTGGTCTTCATGATCGCCGTGTGCACGCACATCTTCCACGGCTGCGCCAGCGCCTTCATGACCCTGGGCGCCAATGTGAGTGCCGGTTCCCGCAAGACCCTGAAGAGCCTGTCGGCGATCATCGCCATCCTGCTCTTCATCGGTTTCATGGTTCCGCCGGTGATGATCCTGACTGGAGTGATTGGACGATGA
- a CDS encoding fumarate reductase/succinate dehydrogenase flavoprotein subunit: MTENLMDHQAQLAADYWTVGNEIEDQKAPKDLPIDKIWSERKFTAKLVNPANRRKMKVIIVGTGLAGGAAAATLGEAGYHVENFCYQDSPRRAHSIAAQGGINAAKNYRNDNDSVYRLFYDTVKGGDYRARETNVYRLAEVSANIIDQCVAQGVPFAREYGGLLDTRSFGGVQVQRTFYARGQTGQQLLIGAYQALERQVAAGTVHMHTRHEMIELITVDGVAKGIVTRDMVTGKIEAWTADAVVLATGGYGNVFFLSTNAMGCNVTAGWRAHRKGAYFANPCYTQIHPTCIPVHGETQSKLTLMSESLRNDGRIWVPKRAEDCDKDPRQIPEEDRDYYLERIYPAFGNLVPRDIASRQAKNMCDEGRGVGPAVREVDPDTGAERMVRRGVYLDFSDAINRMGQKTVEAKYGNLFDMYKQITAENPYETPMRIYPAVHYTMGGVWVDYDLMTSIEGLYCTGEANFSDHGANRLGASALMQGLSDGYFVLPNTINDYLADALKREPIGQDHPEVVAAVKEATDRINTMLSINGSRTVDSIHKELGLIMWEYCGMDRREEGLKTAIAKIRELKKVFWSDVKVTGVNEDFNQTLERAGRLADFLELGELMCIDALHRRESCGGHFRGESQTEEGEALRHDDQYAYVAAWEFAGDGNKPVLHKEPLVYKAIELKQRSYK, from the coding sequence ATGACCGAGAACCTCATGGACCACCAGGCCCAGCTGGCGGCCGACTACTGGACCGTCGGCAACGAGATCGAGGACCAGAAGGCCCCCAAGGACCTGCCGATCGACAAGATCTGGAGCGAGCGCAAGTTCACCGCCAAGCTGGTGAACCCCGCCAACCGTCGCAAGATGAAGGTCATCATCGTGGGCACCGGCCTGGCCGGCGGCGCCGCTGCCGCCACGCTGGGTGAGGCTGGCTACCACGTCGAGAACTTCTGCTACCAGGACAGCCCGCGTCGTGCGCACTCGATTGCCGCCCAGGGTGGCATCAATGCGGCGAAGAACTACCGCAATGACAACGACTCGGTGTACCGACTGTTCTACGACACGGTCAAGGGCGGCGACTACCGCGCTCGCGAGACCAATGTCTACCGACTGGCCGAGGTCAGCGCGAACATCATCGACCAGTGCGTCGCCCAGGGCGTTCCGTTTGCCCGCGAGTACGGCGGCCTGCTGGACACCCGTTCCTTCGGTGGCGTCCAGGTGCAGCGCACCTTCTACGCACGTGGCCAGACGGGTCAGCAGCTGCTGATCGGCGCCTACCAGGCCCTGGAGCGCCAGGTTGCCGCTGGCACGGTGCACATGCACACCCGCCACGAGATGATCGAACTGATCACCGTCGACGGCGTGGCCAAGGGCATCGTCACCCGTGACATGGTCACCGGCAAGATCGAGGCCTGGACCGCCGACGCGGTCGTGCTGGCCACCGGTGGCTACGGCAACGTCTTCTTCCTGTCGACCAATGCCATGGGCTGCAATGTGACCGCTGGTTGGCGTGCGCACCGCAAGGGTGCCTACTTCGCCAACCCGTGCTACACGCAGATCCACCCCACCTGCATCCCGGTGCATGGTGAGACCCAGTCGAAGCTGACCCTGATGTCGGAGTCGCTGCGCAACGACGGTCGTATCTGGGTACCCAAGCGCGCCGAGGACTGCGACAAGGATCCCCGCCAGATTCCCGAGGAGGATCGCGACTACTACCTGGAGCGCATCTACCCGGCCTTCGGCAACCTTGTCCCGCGTGACATCGCGTCGCGTCAGGCCAAGAACATGTGCGACGAGGGCCGCGGTGTCGGCCCGGCCGTGCGCGAGGTCGACCCGGACACGGGCGCGGAGCGCATGGTCCGCCGTGGCGTCTACCTGGACTTCTCCGATGCGATCAACCGCATGGGCCAGAAGACGGTGGAGGCCAAGTACGGCAACCTCTTCGACATGTACAAGCAGATCACCGCGGAGAATCCCTACGAGACTCCGATGCGTATCTACCCGGCCGTCCACTACACCATGGGTGGCGTGTGGGTCGACTACGACCTGATGACCTCGATCGAGGGTCTGTACTGCACCGGTGAGGCCAACTTCTCCGACCACGGCGCCAACCGCCTGGGTGCCTCGGCGCTCATGCAGGGCCTGTCGGACGGTTACTTCGTCCTTCCGAACACGATCAATGACTACCTGGCCGACGCCCTCAAGCGCGAGCCGATCGGTCAGGATCACCCGGAGGTCGTCGCTGCCGTCAAGGAAGCCACCGACCGCATCAACACCATGCTGAGCATCAACGGCTCCCGCACGGTTGACTCCATCCACAAGGAGCTCGGCCTGATCATGTGGGAGTACTGCGGCATGGATCGTCGTGAGGAGGGCCTGAAGACCGCGATCGCCAAGATCCGCGAGCTGAAGAAGGTCTTCTGGAGCGACGTCAAGGTGACCGGCGTCAACGAGGACTTCAACCAGACCCTCGAGCGTGCCGGCCGTCTGGCCGACTTCCTGGAGCTCGGTGAGCTCATGTGCATCGATGCCCTGCACCGCCGCGAGTCCTGTGGTGGTCACTTCCGTGGTGAGAGCCAGACGGAAGAGGGCGAGGCCCTGCGCCACGACGACCAGTACGCCTACGTGGCGGCCTGGGAGTTCGCGGGCGACGGGAACAAGCCCGTCCTGCACAAGGAACCCCTGGTCTACAAGGCGATCGAGCTCAAGCAGAGGAGCTACAAGTGA
- a CDS encoding succinate dehydrogenase/fumarate reductase iron-sulfur subunit: MKVTLRIWRQANADAKGQMVTYPLDGVSEDMSFLEMLDLLNEELTHKGEEPVAFDHDCREGICGMCGVVINGIAHGGQHTTTCQLHMRSFADGAVIDIEPWKAGAFPVIKDLVVDRDAFDRIIQAGGYISVNTGSAPDAHATPAPKREADKAFDNATCIGCGACVAACPNGSAMLFTSAKITHLAMLPQGQPERYSRVKGMVAQHDEEGFGGCTNIGECAQVCPKGIPLESISQLNRDLIKSLFKGDGK, from the coding sequence GTGAAGGTCACACTCCGAATCTGGCGTCAGGCGAATGCCGATGCCAAGGGCCAGATGGTCACCTACCCGCTCGACGGCGTCTCCGAGGACATGTCCTTCCTCGAGATGCTCGACCTCCTCAACGAGGAGCTCACCCACAAGGGTGAGGAGCCGGTTGCCTTCGACCACGACTGCCGTGAGGGCATCTGTGGCATGTGTGGTGTCGTGATCAACGGCATCGCGCACGGCGGCCAGCACACCACCACCTGCCAGCTGCACATGCGGTCCTTCGCCGACGGTGCGGTCATCGACATCGAGCCCTGGAAGGCCGGAGCATTCCCGGTCATCAAGGACCTCGTCGTGGACCGCGATGCCTTCGATCGGATCATCCAGGCCGGTGGATACATCTCGGTGAACACCGGCTCGGCACCTGATGCCCACGCCACCCCCGCGCCCAAGCGCGAGGCTGACAAGGCATTCGACAATGCCACCTGCATCGGCTGTGGCGCCTGCGTCGCGGCCTGCCCGAATGGCTCGGCGATGCTGTTCACCTCGGCGAAGATCACCCACCTGGCCATGCTCCCGCAGGGCCAGCCCGAGCGGTACAGCCGCGTCAAGGGCATGGTGGCGCAGCACGACGAAGAGGGCTTCGGCGGTTGCACCAACATCGGTGAGTGCGCTCAGGTCTGCCCGAAGGGCATTCCGCTGGAGAGCATCTCCCAGCTGAACCGTGACCTGATCAAGTCGCTGTTCAAGGGCGACGGCAAGTGA
- a CDS encoding RNA polymerase sigma factor yields the protein MTPEEFDAFYLASFSRVVAQIHAMCGNFAEAQDCTQEAFVRAWDRRGQLDTNASPEAWVRTVAYRLAVSRWRKARRAFRQPDRALEDRPVPQPSPDRLALDWALAQLPEEQRRAIVLHHLCDMGVNDIAQETGTPAGTVKARLSRGRATLARLLADQDQPS from the coding sequence ATGACACCGGAGGAGTTCGACGCCTTCTATCTTGCGTCCTTCTCCCGCGTGGTGGCCCAGATCCATGCCATGTGCGGCAACTTCGCGGAAGCGCAGGACTGCACCCAGGAGGCATTCGTGCGGGCCTGGGACCGACGTGGCCAGCTGGACACCAACGCGTCCCCCGAGGCGTGGGTGCGGACGGTGGCCTACCGTCTCGCAGTGAGCCGGTGGCGCAAGGCCCGGCGCGCCTTCCGGCAGCCGGACCGAGCCCTTGAGGACCGTCCAGTGCCCCAGCCGAGCCCGGACCGCTTGGCCCTTGACTGGGCCCTGGCCCAGTTGCCCGAGGAACAGCGGCGAGCGATCGTGCTGCACCACCTGTGCGACATGGGTGTCAACGACATCGCCCAGGAAACCGGTACGCCGGCGGGAACCGTCAAGGCCCGCCTGTCGCGCGGCCGAGCCACGCTCGCCCGCCTGCTCGCCGACCAGGACCAGCCCAGCTGA
- the rplS gene encoding 50S ribosomal protein L19, whose amino-acid sequence MSKLIQEIDKASLRDDLPDFRAGDTIKVHVKVVEGNRSRVQVFTGVVIARNAGGIQEAFTVRKVSFGTGVERTFPLHSPIIDKIEVERRGDVRRAKLYYLRGLRGKAAKIKEKRS is encoded by the coding sequence ATGAGCAAGCTCATCCAGGAGATCGACAAGGCCTCCCTGCGCGACGACCTCCCCGATTTTCGGGCCGGCGACACCATCAAGGTGCACGTCAAGGTCGTCGAGGGCAACCGTTCGCGTGTGCAGGTCTTCACCGGCGTCGTGATCGCCCGCAATGCCGGCGGCATCCAGGAAGCCTTCACCGTCCGCAAGGTCAGCTTCGGCACCGGCGTGGAGCGTACCTTCCCGCTGCACTCCCCGATCATCGACAAGATCGAGGTCGAGCGTCGTGGCGACGTGCGTCGCGCCAAGCTGTACTACCTGCGTGGTCTGCGCGGCAAGGCCGCCAAGATCAAGGAGAAGCGTTCCTGA
- the lepB gene encoding signal peptidase I, producing MGEQTPGHDENTGSTSTGTSRGLGARIRSGLLELLVVVVGALVISALLRAFVGQMFIIPSGSMQTTLEIDDRVVVSKLTDFERGDIVVFEDPDNWIVSRPAERSQLGKVGETIGVLPATGTNHLVKRVIGMPGDRVKCCDAQGRMSVNGAALDETAYLYSGPDGSQVRPSDNDFEVVVPKDRLFMMGDHRDESGDSRIHLQEGTPKGMRAFVPVSKVVGPVVAVAAPLDRITTFSTPDTFAAVPEPTQPAPDAPTVVTGAGTGR from the coding sequence GTGGGCGAACAGACTCCTGGGCACGACGAGAACACGGGCTCGACGAGCACCGGCACCTCCCGTGGTCTGGGGGCGCGGATCCGCTCTGGACTCCTCGAGCTCCTGGTCGTGGTCGTCGGCGCCTTGGTCATCTCGGCGCTCCTGCGGGCCTTCGTCGGACAGATGTTCATCATTCCCTCGGGGTCCATGCAGACGACCCTGGAGATCGACGACCGGGTGGTCGTCTCCAAGCTCACCGATTTCGAGCGGGGTGACATCGTCGTCTTCGAGGACCCCGACAACTGGATCGTCTCCCGCCCGGCGGAGCGTTCGCAGCTGGGCAAGGTGGGGGAGACCATCGGCGTGCTGCCCGCCACGGGAACCAACCACCTGGTCAAGCGGGTGATCGGCATGCCCGGTGACCGGGTGAAGTGCTGCGATGCGCAGGGGCGGATGAGTGTCAACGGGGCCGCACTGGACGAGACCGCCTACCTCTACTCGGGTCCCGACGGCAGCCAGGTGCGCCCCTCGGACAATGACTTCGAGGTGGTCGTCCCCAAGGACCGGCTGTTCATGATGGGTGACCACCGTGACGAGTCCGGTGACTCCCGGATCCACCTGCAGGAGGGCACGCCGAAGGGGATGCGCGCCTTCGTCCCGGTATCCAAGGTGGTCGGGCCCGTGGTGGCGGTTGCTGCCCCGCTGGACCGGATCACCACCTTCTCCACGCCGGACACCTTCGCTGCGGTGCCTGAACCCACCCAGCCAGCACCGGACGCGCCCACCGTCGTGACCGGCGCCGGCACGGGGCGCTGA
- a CDS encoding ribonuclease HII, whose amino-acid sequence MIRPGKGIYGYERALARAGLAPVAGADEAGRGACAGPLVAAAVILGDTPSRRIQGLADSKLLTARARERVYGEVMAKALSVAWVRVEAAECDQLGMHEADIQGLRRALLRLDQPASYVLTDGFPVDGLGVPGLAVWKGDRVAACVAAASVVAKVTRDRIMAGYADAYPDYAFDVHKGYVTKLHQQRLDEFGPCEIHRFSYANVARAKVVAP is encoded by the coding sequence GTGATCCGTCCTGGCAAGGGCATCTATGGCTATGAACGTGCCCTGGCCCGCGCTGGTCTGGCACCCGTCGCCGGAGCCGACGAGGCGGGCCGGGGAGCCTGCGCCGGCCCTCTGGTGGCGGCCGCCGTCATCCTGGGCGACACCCCCAGCCGCCGTATCCAGGGATTGGCAGACTCCAAGCTCCTGACCGCCCGAGCTCGCGAGCGCGTCTACGGCGAGGTGATGGCCAAGGCGCTCAGCGTCGCCTGGGTCAGGGTCGAGGCAGCCGAGTGTGACCAGCTGGGGATGCATGAGGCCGACATCCAGGGCCTGCGCCGGGCCCTGTTGCGGCTGGACCAGCCGGCCTCCTACGTCCTGACCGATGGATTCCCGGTGGACGGGCTTGGGGTACCGGGTCTGGCGGTCTGGAAGGGGGATCGAGTCGCCGCCTGCGTGGCGGCGGCGTCAGTGGTGGCGAAGGTGACGCGTGACCGGATCATGGCGGGCTATGCCGACGCCTACCCGGACTATGCCTTCGACGTGCACAAGGGCTATGTCACGAAGCTGCACCAACAGCGCCTCGACGAGTTCGGTCCGTGTGAGATCCATCGGTTCAGCTATGCCAACGTCGCGCGCGCTAAGGTGGTCGCACCATGA
- a CDS encoding DUF2469 domain-containing protein encodes MSAEDLEQYESKLELDLYREYKDVVGIFTYAVETERRFYLCNAVDLKVRTEGGDVYYEVSMGDAWVWDMYRPARFVKSAKVLTFRDVSIEEIAHSDLQVPDDEG; translated from the coding sequence ATGAGCGCCGAAGACCTTGAGCAGTACGAGAGCAAGCTGGAACTGGACCTGTACCGCGAGTACAAGGACGTCGTCGGCATCTTCACCTATGCCGTCGAGACCGAGCGGCGCTTCTACCTGTGCAATGCCGTGGACCTCAAGGTCCGCACCGAGGGCGGGGACGTCTACTACGAGGTGAGCATGGGAGATGCCTGGGTCTGGGACATGTACCGGCCGGCGCGCTTCGTGAAGTCCGCGAAGGTCCTGACCTTCCGCGACGTGTCGATCGAGGAGATCGCCCATTCGGACCTGCAGGTCCCGGACGACGAGGGTTGA
- a CDS encoding YraN family protein, translating to MDTRTPTRSHDQRVGRLGEDLADAHLRGLGWQIIERNWRCREGELDIIARDPDPASRGTLVFVEVKYRSGLGFGDPLEAVTRAKVAKLRQLGLTWLRQQRDRGRPPLTEDIRIDAIGVLRRAGQPHEVTHVRGITR from the coding sequence ATGGACACGCGCACACCGACGCGCAGTCACGACCAACGCGTGGGGCGGCTGGGGGAAGACCTTGCCGACGCCCATCTGCGGGGCCTGGGATGGCAGATCATCGAGCGCAACTGGCGCTGCCGCGAGGGAGAGCTCGACATCATCGCGCGGGATCCAGACCCGGCCAGCCGGGGGACGCTGGTCTTCGTCGAAGTGAAGTACCGCTCCGGGCTGGGCTTCGGGGATCCTCTGGAGGCAGTCACGCGGGCGAAGGTGGCGAAGCTGCGCCAGCTCGGGCTGACCTGGCTGCGACAGCAGCGTGACCGCGGCAGGCCGCCCCTGACGGAAGACATCCGGATCGACGCGATTGGTGTCCTGCGCCGCGCCGGACAGCCGCACGAGGTCACACATGTGCGGGGGATCACGCGATGA
- a CDS encoding YifB family Mg chelatase-like AAA ATPase has translation MNAATSWSVALVGMEGTMIEVEAAIGSGLPKTVLVGLPDTALYEARDRCHAAVGSVGLSWPSQVVTINLTPASLPKAGTHYDLSIVTAVLAAAGTVPADRAARVVTMGELGLDGRVRPVRGVLPALLAAQSAGFDMAVVPANQVGEAGLVEGLTIWGVSSLVDLVEVLHGRPVLVPAAGRPSAAPEPHQLDLADIVGQEDAKYALEVAAAGRHHIFLSGPPGVGKTMLAERLPGLLPPLTRGESLEVSAIHSLAGHDLNDGLISRPPYADPHHTVSPAAMLGSGSRVPKPGAISLAHRGVLFMDEAPQFGRALLDALRTPLESGWVTISRAQVTARFPSRFQLVIAANPCPCGNHGTVGVACRCTPMEVRRYADRLSGPVLDRIDLTQHLVPVRKAYLQKQFGLGESTATVAGRVAGARARQAARLSGTPWLTNGEVPGPFLRNNLPTAEGLDLVDHALVTGRLSSRGADKVMRVAWTLADLEGHDRVLRDDVAAALAMRSGVAGVAA, from the coding sequence ATGAACGCGGCGACGTCCTGGTCCGTCGCGCTCGTCGGGATGGAGGGCACGATGATCGAGGTGGAGGCCGCCATCGGCAGCGGGCTTCCAAAGACGGTGCTGGTGGGCCTGCCGGACACGGCGCTGTATGAGGCACGGGACCGCTGTCATGCGGCTGTCGGCAGCGTAGGGCTGAGTTGGCCGAGCCAGGTGGTCACCATCAACCTGACGCCGGCGAGCCTGCCCAAGGCCGGAACCCATTACGACCTGAGCATTGTCACTGCGGTCCTGGCCGCTGCCGGCACCGTGCCGGCCGACCGGGCAGCGCGTGTGGTTACGATGGGCGAACTGGGTCTGGATGGCCGGGTACGCCCCGTTCGGGGCGTGCTGCCGGCGCTGCTGGCGGCGCAGTCGGCTGGATTCGACATGGCCGTGGTGCCGGCGAACCAGGTGGGTGAGGCCGGTCTCGTCGAGGGGTTGACCATCTGGGGCGTGAGTTCACTGGTTGACCTGGTCGAGGTCTTGCACGGGCGGCCCGTGCTGGTGCCTGCCGCAGGGCGGCCCTCAGCGGCCCCGGAGCCGCACCAGTTGGATCTGGCCGACATCGTGGGTCAGGAGGATGCCAAGTACGCCCTGGAGGTGGCAGCGGCCGGCAGGCACCACATCTTCCTGTCAGGGCCGCCGGGGGTGGGCAAGACGATGCTCGCGGAGCGTCTGCCAGGCCTGCTCCCGCCCCTGACCCGCGGTGAGTCGCTGGAGGTCTCGGCAATCCATTCCCTGGCTGGGCATGACCTGAACGACGGGCTGATCAGCCGGCCCCCCTACGCGGACCCACATCACACCGTGTCCCCAGCAGCCATGCTGGGATCGGGATCGCGGGTGCCCAAACCCGGAGCCATTTCCCTGGCCCATCGGGGCGTGCTCTTCATGGACGAGGCACCACAGTTCGGCCGAGCCCTGCTCGATGCATTGCGGACTCCACTGGAATCTGGCTGGGTGACCATCAGCCGTGCGCAGGTGACGGCGCGTTTCCCATCGCGTTTCCAGCTGGTCATTGCGGCCAATCCATGCCCGTGCGGAAACCACGGCACCGTCGGCGTCGCCTGCCGCTGCACGCCGATGGAGGTGCGTCGGTATGCGGACAGGCTCAGTGGTCCGGTGCTGGACCGGATTGACCTCACGCAGCACCTCGTTCCGGTGCGCAAGGCATATCTCCAAAAGCAGTTCGGGTTGGGGGAGAGCACCGCGACGGTGGCCGGCCGGGTCGCCGGGGCGCGCGCGAGGCAGGCGGCGCGGTTGTCCGGCACGCCATGGCTGACCAATGGCGAGGTGCCTGGCCCCTTCCTGCGCAACAACCTGCCCACCGCGGAGGGACTGGATCTGGTGGACCATGCCCTCGTGACCGGGCGCCTGAGTTCCCGGGGTGCCGACAAGGTGATGCGGGTGGCGTGGACGCTCGCAGACCTTGAGGGGCATGACCGCGTCCTGCGTGATGACGTGGCCGCGGCGTTGGCGATGCGCAGTGGAGTGGCGGGGGTGGCGGCGTGA
- the dprA gene encoding DNA-processing protein DprA, whose amino-acid sequence MSSVWDDERLARAALTSVCEAASPPLCQQVAMRGAQEVWEALRHGGGDGRWTRRARSLRVEELLEGAQRHDVRFIMPTDGEWPVQLDVLDQTTVAALGGAPLGLWLRGPGRLGPWAEQSVALVGSRASSQYGDHVATELAMDLGEPAPGGAGWTIISGGAYGIDGAAHRGAIAASGRTIAVLAGGLDEPYPRGNQVVFDRLASEHLLVSEVPCGIRPTRLAFLARNRLIAALAVGTVVVEAAARSGAANTANWAAECGRVLMAVPGPATSSLSVTPHRLVRDGRATLVTNSQDVLALVAPLALAPQLPVGGESRPLDRVPPELMAIREVLPARGSMPVSQVARRAGVGMAVALASLAQLEQMRLAGQDEMGQWRVTMPART is encoded by the coding sequence GTGAGTTCGGTCTGGGATGACGAACGGTTGGCCCGAGCCGCCCTGACCTCGGTCTGCGAGGCAGCATCGCCACCGCTGTGCCAGCAGGTGGCGATGCGTGGTGCGCAGGAGGTCTGGGAGGCCCTGCGGCACGGTGGTGGTGACGGCCGGTGGACCCGCCGCGCCAGGTCCCTCCGGGTCGAGGAGCTGTTGGAAGGCGCGCAGCGGCACGACGTGCGGTTCATCATGCCCACGGACGGCGAATGGCCGGTCCAGCTGGACGTGCTGGACCAGACCACGGTCGCCGCGCTGGGTGGCGCTCCCTTGGGACTGTGGCTTCGCGGGCCGGGCCGGCTGGGGCCCTGGGCCGAGCAGTCGGTGGCCCTGGTCGGGTCGCGGGCCAGCAGTCAGTACGGGGATCACGTGGCCACGGAGCTGGCCATGGACCTGGGGGAGCCGGCTCCGGGTGGGGCAGGGTGGACCATCATCTCGGGCGGGGCCTACGGCATCGACGGAGCGGCTCACCGTGGGGCGATCGCCGCCTCGGGGCGAACCATCGCGGTACTCGCAGGGGGACTCGACGAGCCATATCCGCGGGGCAACCAGGTGGTCTTCGATCGGCTCGCGAGTGAGCACCTCCTGGTCAGCGAGGTGCCGTGCGGCATCCGTCCCACGCGTCTGGCCTTCCTGGCACGCAACCGGCTGATCGCCGCACTTGCCGTGGGAACGGTGGTGGTCGAGGCGGCTGCTCGCTCGGGAGCCGCCAACACGGCGAACTGGGCCGCGGAATGCGGCCGCGTCCTGATGGCGGTTCCGGGCCCCGCCACCTCGTCCTTGAGCGTCACACCGCACCGCCTGGTCCGCGACGGGAGGGCGACGCTGGTCACCAACAGCCAGGACGTCCTTGCCCTGGTGGCGCCGCTTGCGTTGGCACCCCAACTCCCCGTCGGCGGTGAGTCGAGACCTCTGGACCGCGTCCCTCCGGAGCTGATGGCCATCCGTGAGGTGCTGCCGGCCCGCGGGAGCATGCCCGTCTCGCAGGTCGCCAGGCGAGCTGGGGTTGGCATGGCGGTGGCGCTGGCATCATTGGCCCAGTTGGAACAGATGCGGCTGGCCGGTCAGGACGAGATGGGCCAGTGGCGCGTCACGATGCCCGCGAGGACCTGA